A window of the Pseudomonas sp. B21_DOA genome harbors these coding sequences:
- the mscK gene encoding mechanosensitive channel MscK: MPTLRSFFAAALLGLSLVVGPLHAAEPPSSDAVQASLDKLADSKLPDADKKTLQTVLQNTLNQLNNQRDYEQKLIDLKRQLANAPKQTIENTRELSRLKATAPVPVAQRFPKESIQQLEQILTDRSTQQSDLQKALAEANSLIITAQTRPERAQAEISASQTRIQQINTILKSGKDTGKTVTAEQRDQLNAELAALNALIPLRRQELAGNTQLQDLGNAQHDLLSEKSDRLDREIQELQTLINQKRLAQSQETVTQQSIEAQKAGGSSLLASESATNLKLSDYLLKSTDRLNEVTQQNLQTKQQLDTLTQSDSALDEQISVLKGSLLLSKILYKQKQALPHLKVDRDLADQIADIRLYQFDVSQQRELLSSPATYVDNLLATQPPEQVTPQLRKSLLDLANTRADLLERLNRELSAMLNESITLQLNQKQLLSTAQSLRATLDEQMFWIPSNKPLDVEWMRGVPERLERQVNTLPWASSLSELTDGLTQRPLLFLPLALLIGALLWRRKALYGRLNKVHQDIGHFKRDSQWHTPQAILINILLAMPVALGLALCGLALQIDARGQNANMGAALLQMGQAWLVFYTAYRILAPGGVAELHFRWEKPQVEFLQGWVRRLGLVVMALVAVVAVAELQPAALADDVLGMPVVLTCYALMAWLLSRLLISSPTHQNASLFRKAVGVMFTLLPIALFVAVCFGYYYTALKLSDRLINTLYLLMFWLVIEATFVRGLSVAARRLAYQRALAKRQAAKEAGDGEAVIEEPTLDIEKVNEQSLRLIRLALLGGFIAALYWVWSDLISVFSYLDNITLYEYTSGTGANMSMVPISIGDMLGALIIIGITFALARNLPGLLEVFVLSKLNLAQGSAYATTTLLSYVIAGVGFVTTLSTLGVSWDKLQWLVAALSVGLGFGMQEIFANFISGIMILFERPVRIGDTITIGNLSGTVSKIRIRATTITDFDRKDIIVPNKTFITGQLINWSLTDTITRVTLKLGVDYGSDLDLVKELLLKAARENPRVLKEPEPHVYFLNFGESTLDHELRMHVRDLGDRNPVLDEVNRFINREFKKQHINISFRQMEVYLKNLHGQEYKMVPVEPENKTIVPVVDGQKPLPEPPPSKLD, translated from the coding sequence ATGCCTACCCTGCGCTCCTTTTTCGCCGCGGCCCTGCTGGGCCTCAGTCTTGTCGTCGGCCCGCTGCATGCTGCCGAACCACCGTCCAGCGATGCCGTGCAGGCCAGCCTCGACAAGCTGGCCGACAGCAAACTGCCGGACGCCGACAAGAAGACCCTGCAGACCGTCCTGCAGAACACCCTGAATCAGCTGAACAACCAGCGTGATTACGAGCAGAAGCTGATCGATCTCAAGCGTCAGCTGGCCAACGCGCCGAAGCAGACGATCGAGAACACCCGCGAACTCAGCCGCCTCAAGGCCACCGCACCAGTGCCGGTCGCGCAGCGTTTTCCGAAAGAGTCGATCCAGCAACTGGAGCAGATCCTCACCGATCGCTCGACCCAGCAAAGCGATCTGCAGAAAGCCCTGGCCGAAGCCAACAGCCTGATCATCACCGCGCAGACTCGCCCCGAGCGCGCTCAGGCGGAGATTTCCGCCAGCCAGACGCGCATCCAGCAGATCAACACTATCCTCAAATCCGGCAAGGACACGGGCAAAACGGTCACCGCCGAACAGCGCGACCAGTTGAACGCCGAACTCGCCGCACTCAATGCACTGATTCCGCTGCGCCGCCAGGAACTGGCCGGCAACACCCAGTTGCAGGATCTGGGCAACGCTCAGCACGACTTGCTTTCGGAGAAATCCGATCGGCTCGACCGCGAGATCCAGGAATTGCAAACCCTGATCAATCAGAAGCGTCTGGCGCAGTCGCAGGAAACCGTCACCCAGCAATCGATCGAAGCGCAGAAGGCCGGCGGCAGCAGCCTGCTGGCGAGTGAGAGCGCGACCAACCTCAAGCTTTCCGATTACTTGCTCAAGAGCACCGACCGTCTCAACGAAGTCACGCAGCAGAACCTGCAGACCAAACAGCAACTCGATACCCTGACCCAGAGCGATTCGGCACTGGATGAGCAGATCAGTGTGCTCAAGGGCAGCCTGCTACTATCGAAAATTCTCTATAAACAGAAGCAGGCACTGCCGCACTTGAAGGTCGACCGCGACCTCGCCGACCAGATTGCCGATATTCGCCTGTATCAGTTCGATGTCAGCCAGCAACGCGAGCTGCTGAGCAGTCCGGCCACCTACGTCGACAATCTGCTGGCCACGCAGCCGCCGGAGCAGGTCACGCCGCAATTGCGCAAAAGCCTGCTTGATCTGGCCAACACCCGCGCTGATCTGCTCGAGCGGCTGAACCGCGAGTTGAGCGCGATGCTCAACGAATCGATCACCCTGCAGCTCAACCAGAAGCAATTGCTGAGCACCGCGCAAAGCCTGCGCGCGACGCTCGACGAACAGATGTTCTGGATCCCCAGCAACAAGCCGCTGGACGTGGAATGGATGCGCGGCGTGCCCGAGCGCCTTGAGCGGCAGGTCAACACCTTGCCGTGGGCGTCGAGCCTGAGCGAGCTGACTGACGGCCTGACCCAGCGGCCATTGTTGTTCCTGCCATTGGCGCTGCTGATCGGCGCCCTGTTGTGGCGACGCAAGGCCCTGTACGGACGACTCAACAAGGTTCACCAGGACATCGGCCATTTCAAGCGCGACAGCCAGTGGCACACGCCGCAGGCGATTCTGATCAATATTCTGTTGGCGATGCCGGTGGCGCTGGGTCTGGCGCTGTGCGGTCTGGCCTTGCAGATCGACGCGCGCGGGCAGAACGCCAATATGGGCGCGGCGCTGCTGCAGATGGGGCAGGCCTGGCTGGTGTTCTACACCGCGTACCGGATTCTCGCGCCCGGTGGCGTGGCGGAATTGCACTTCCGCTGGGAAAAGCCACAGGTCGAGTTCCTTCAGGGCTGGGTGCGTCGACTCGGCCTGGTAGTAATGGCGCTGGTGGCCGTGGTGGCCGTCGCCGAGTTGCAACCGGCGGCGCTGGCCGATGACGTGCTCGGCATGCCGGTGGTGCTGACCTGTTACGCCTTGATGGCCTGGCTGCTCAGTCGCCTGCTGATCAGCAGCCCGACGCACCAGAACGCTTCGCTGTTCCGCAAAGCCGTCGGGGTGATGTTCACTCTGCTGCCGATCGCCCTGTTTGTCGCGGTGTGCTTCGGCTACTACTACACCGCGCTGAAACTCAGCGACCGCTTGATCAACACCCTGTACCTGCTGATGTTCTGGCTGGTGATCGAGGCCACTTTCGTCCGGGGCCTGAGCGTTGCCGCGCGGCGCCTGGCTTACCAGCGCGCGCTGGCGAAACGGCAGGCGGCGAAAGAGGCCGGCGACGGCGAAGCGGTGATCGAAGAGCCGACGCTGGATATCGAAAAGGTCAACGAACAGTCCCTGCGCCTGATCCGCCTGGCCCTGCTCGGCGGCTTCATCGCGGCGCTGTACTGGGTCTGGTCGGACCTGATTTCGGTGTTCTCGTATCTGGACAACATCACCCTCTACGAATACACCAGCGGCACCGGCGCCAACATGAGCATGGTGCCGATCAGCATCGGCGACATGCTCGGCGCGCTGATCATCATCGGCATCACTTTCGCTCTGGCGCGCAACTTGCCCGGCCTGCTCGAAGTGTTCGTGCTGTCCAAGCTCAACCTGGCGCAGGGCAGTGCTTATGCGACAACCACGCTGCTGTCCTACGTGATTGCCGGCGTCGGTTTCGTCACCACCCTGTCGACCCTCGGCGTGAGTTGGGACAAGTTGCAGTGGCTGGTGGCGGCGCTGTCGGTGGGCCTCGGTTTCGGTATGCAGGAGATCTTCGCCAACTTCATCTCCGGCATCATGATTCTCTTCGAACGCCCGGTGCGGATCGGCGACACCATCACCATCGGCAACCTGTCGGGCACGGTAAGCAAGATCCGCATCCGCGCCACGACCATCACCGATTTTGACCGCAAGGACATCATTGTCCCGAACAAGACGTTCATCACCGGGCAACTGATCAACTGGTCGCTGACCGACACCATCACCCGCGTCACGTTGAAACTCGGCGTCGATTACGGCTCGGATCTGGACCTGGTCAAGGAACTGCTGCTCAAAGCAGCTCGGGAGAACCCGCGTGTGCTCAAAGAACCAGAGCCGCACGTGTACTTCCTCAACTTCGGCGAAAGCACCCTCGATCACGAACTGCGCATGCATGTGCGCGATCTCGGTGACCGCAACCCGGTGCTGGATGAGGTCAACCGCTTCATCAACCGAGAGTTCAAGAAGCAGCACATCAACATCTCGTTCCGGCAGATGGAGGTTTATCTGAAGAACCTGCACGGTCAGGAATACAAGATGGTGCCTGTGGAGCCGGAGAACAAAACCATCGTGCCGGTCGTCGACGGGCAGAAACCGTTGCCGGAACCGCCACCGAGCAAACTCGACTAA